A single Bufo bufo chromosome 6, aBufBuf1.1, whole genome shotgun sequence DNA region contains:
- the SRXN1 gene encoding sulfiredoxin-1 has protein sequence MYRGTLRGISSWRSGKVVKYMGQARRMMADHTSQENRSVHSSNISEVHNVPMRVLIRPIPSVLEESKVQSLMETIQEDADLVPPIDVLWINGRNGGDYYYSFGGCHRYAAHQRLNKETIAAKLIKSSVSDLRTYLGSSTPDLL, from the exons ATGTATCGTGGGACGCTAAGAGGGATTTCGAGTTGGAGAAGTGGAAAGGTGGTGAAGTATATGGGCCAGGCTCGTAGGATGATGGCGGATCATACCAGCCAGGAAAACCGAAGCGTTCATTCAAGTAACATCTCTGAAGTCCACAACGTCCCCATGAGGGTGCTGATCAGACCCATCCCGTCTGTCCTGGAGGAGAGTAAGGTCCAGAGTCTGATGGAAACCATCCAG GAGGACGCAGACCTTGTGCCGCCCATAGATGTTCTCTGGATCAACGGTCGTAATGGAGGGGATTATTACTATTCATTTGGGGGATGTCATCGCTATGCAGCTCACCAGAGGCTGAACAAAGAAACTATAGCAGCCAAACTCATCAAGTCTTCCGTCAGTGACTTGCGCACGTACCTTGGCTCCAGCACTCCAGATCTCCTGTAA